In Thermotomaculum hydrothermale, a single genomic region encodes these proteins:
- a CDS encoding TolC family protein yields the protein MRKFLVLSLLIFFSTSIFAQGEKLTLEKAIRLALKNNLDIQISEISYKQAKNNVYSALGIYDLKFDLTAEHQDSTQPPRTLLDASRSVQDFLNFSLTQKVSTGATVTFTTTSYKYKTANYAFSFLNPVYGTTFKLRVDQPLLNGFGKKNVEYQIKVNRHMEEKAKEQFRQQVMNLIEETSSSYLDLVYAYKNLQVAKDSLKLAKEQYNITKQKIEVGTMAEVEIYQAEANLASAEQQLIEAQNLVQQTEDNLKKLLNIKENQWDIVFEPDYKLEFTPQKINPEEYIKTALKKNPQIKIKKIENQISKLDVLFKKNQKLPSVNFYASVAYAGNNAIHTYDNEGKPIVIPGSLGDAIDMALDFDNQTWIVGINISYKFQNRAAKAAYKNAILGEKSSELSLKNTIYTITVNVKNAIRNVKAAERAYFAAQKTRILREKDLEAEKKKFVNGMSTNFLVSQKEDELAKAKVNELNALVKYKKAILDLEKQAGILLDKLNFKID from the coding sequence ATGAGGAAATTTCTGGTTTTATCTTTATTAATTTTTTTTAGCACAAGCATTTTTGCACAGGGGGAAAAACTCACACTTGAAAAGGCAATCCGGTTGGCATTAAAAAATAACCTTGACATTCAAATTTCAGAAATCTCATACAAACAGGCAAAAAACAATGTTTACTCCGCATTGGGGATTTACGATTTAAAGTTTGACTTAACGGCAGAGCACCAGGACTCAACCCAGCCACCAAGAACATTGCTTGATGCGTCCCGCTCTGTACAGGATTTCTTAAACTTCTCCTTAACCCAGAAGGTTTCAACAGGTGCAACAGTAACATTTACCACAACCTCTTACAAATACAAAACAGCAAACTATGCGTTTTCATTTTTAAACCCTGTTTACGGAACAACATTTAAATTGAGAGTTGACCAGCCTCTTTTAAACGGCTTTGGCAAGAAAAATGTTGAATACCAGATAAAGGTAAACAGGCACATGGAAGAAAAGGCAAAGGAACAGTTCAGACAGCAGGTAATGAATTTAATTGAAGAAACATCAAGCTCATACCTTGACCTCGTTTATGCATACAAAAACCTTCAGGTTGCAAAAGATTCTCTCAAGCTTGCAAAAGAGCAATACAACATTACAAAGCAGAAAATTGAGGTCGGCACAATGGCAGAAGTGGAAATATATCAAGCTGAGGCAAACCTTGCATCAGCAGAGCAACAGTTAATTGAGGCACAAAACCTTGTTCAGCAGACTGAAGACAACCTGAAAAAATTGCTAAACATAAAAGAAAATCAGTGGGACATTGTTTTTGAACCTGATTACAAGCTTGAATTTACCCCTCAAAAAATAAACCCTGAAGAGTACATAAAAACAGCACTTAAAAAAAACCCCCAGATTAAGATTAAAAAGATTGAAAACCAGATATCAAAATTAGATGTTTTATTTAAGAAAAACCAGAAACTCCCAAGCGTTAATTTTTACGCTTCCGTTGCCTATGCCGGTAACAATGCAATACATACCTATGACAATGAAGGGAAACCTATTGTTATTCCAGGCTCATTAGGAGATGCAATTGACATGGCTTTAGACTTTGACAACCAGACATGGATTGTTGGAATAAACATCTCTTACAAATTCCAGAACAGGGCAGCAAAGGCTGCGTACAAAAATGCAATTTTAGGGGAAAAGAGTTCAGAATTATCCCTTAAAAACACAATTTATACAATTACAGTAAATGTGAAAAACGCAATAAGAAATGTAAAAGCTGCTGAAAGGGCATACTTCGCAGCTCAAAAAACAAGGATTTTAAGGGAAAAGGATTTAGAGGCTGAAAAGAAAAAATTCGTTAACGGGATGTCAACAAACTTCCTTGTTTCCCAGAAAGAAGACGAATTGGCAAAGGCAAAGGTAAATGAACTAAATGCTCTTGTAAAGTACAAAAAAGCTATTCTTGACCTTGAAAAACAGGCAGGAATTCTGCTTGATAAATTAAACTTTAAAATAGACTAA
- a CDS encoding TetR/AcrR family transcriptional regulator translates to MKLKKEEKKRKIIDAAIKIFARNGYFNSRVSEIAKEAGVADGTIYIYFSSKEELLSAIFDEALQVFVEESKKLLEDIHDPIEKLKKIVFLHLKHLGANRDLAMVFQIEFRHNIVFMERLSKTRLADYFKIIEGVILEGQEKGLFKELNPRFCAKILFGIIDEMVTSWLIANKNYKLEKDADILVNTFVYGIAKK, encoded by the coding sequence ATGAAGTTAAAAAAAGAAGAAAAAAAGAGAAAAATAATTGATGCCGCAATCAAAATTTTTGCAAGAAATGGTTATTTTAACTCAAGGGTCTCTGAAATTGCAAAAGAAGCAGGGGTTGCAGACGGGACAATATATATCTATTTTTCAAGCAAAGAAGAACTGCTCTCAGCAATTTTTGATGAAGCATTGCAGGTTTTTGTAGAAGAGTCTAAAAAGTTGCTTGAGGATATTCATGATCCAATTGAAAAACTTAAAAAGATTGTATTTTTGCATTTAAAGCATTTAGGGGCAAATAGGGACCTTGCTATGGTTTTTCAAATAGAATTCAGGCATAACATCGTTTTTATGGAACGATTGTCTAAAACAAGGCTTGCTGATTATTTTAAAATTATAGAAGGAGTTATCCTTGAAGGGCAGGAAAAAGGCCTTTTCAAGGAATTAAACCCCCGTTTTTGTGCAAAGATCCTTTTTGGAATTATAGATGAAATGGTTACCTCCTGGTTAATTGCAAATAAAAATTACAAACTTGAAAAAGATGCTGACATTCTCGTAAATACCTTTGTTTACGGTATTGCAAAAAAATAA
- a CDS encoding carbon starvation CstA family protein produces the protein MNSIAIVALTFILYIIAYNLYGKFLGKKLFKLNNENTTPAHYLRDDIDYIPTKKEILFGHHFTSIAGLGPIVGPTIAVIWGFIPAMLWVILGSIFMGAIHDLGSVVVSMRNKGNSIGEITTRLINRRTRLLFLLIIFFELWMVIAVFALIIAILFTMYPGSVWPVWLQIPISMGVGFYVYKKNGNIYIASLIAIILMYITIYFGTYYPVKMPSMFGLSGTEVWMIILFIYCFIASVLPVWVLLQPRDFINALQLILILVLMALAVFVAHPKIVAPALRLHPQGAPPMFPFLFIIIACGAISGFHSLVASGTTSKQIEKESDAVFIGYGGMLAEGFLAMLVIVACIAGIGLGTHGANGIVLTGKEAYMHHYLSWTAIKGLGAKLAAFVTGAVNMIEKLGIPKNLSATILGVFLVSFANTTLDTASRIQRYVISELALDYKVKALSNKYIATFIAVATAALLAFSNKGGKGALILWPLFGSVNQLLAGLALLVITVYLKKKKAPLIYVATPMVFMILMTGFAMVYNILDFFKKHNILLLLIGISVFILEIWMVIEALFVLKKKEITG, from the coding sequence ATGAACTCAATTGCAATAGTTGCCCTCACATTTATTCTTTATATTATTGCGTACAACCTTTACGGAAAGTTCTTAGGGAAAAAGCTTTTTAAGTTGAATAATGAAAATACAACCCCAGCGCACTATTTAAGAGATGATATAGACTATATCCCCACCAAAAAAGAAATACTTTTTGGCCACCACTTTACCTCAATTGCAGGACTTGGTCCTATTGTCGGGCCAACAATAGCAGTAATCTGGGGCTTTATCCCTGCTATGCTCTGGGTTATATTGGGTTCTATCTTTATGGGTGCAATACACGATTTAGGCTCTGTTGTTGTTTCAATGAGAAATAAGGGAAACTCAATAGGGGAAATTACCACAAGGCTTATCAATAGAAGGACAAGGCTTTTGTTTCTCCTTATAATTTTCTTTGAACTGTGGATGGTGATTGCGGTTTTTGCCCTGATTATTGCAATACTTTTTACCATGTATCCCGGCTCTGTTTGGCCTGTTTGGCTTCAGATTCCAATTTCAATGGGTGTTGGCTTTTATGTTTACAAAAAAAATGGAAACATTTACATAGCCTCTCTAATAGCAATTATCCTTATGTACATTACAATTTACTTTGGAACTTATTACCCTGTAAAAATGCCGTCGATGTTTGGTTTAAGCGGCACAGAGGTATGGATGATAATCCTCTTTATATATTGCTTTATTGCGTCTGTTTTGCCAGTGTGGGTATTGTTGCAGCCAAGAGACTTTATAAACGCTTTGCAATTGATTTTGATTTTGGTTTTAATGGCCCTTGCTGTTTTTGTTGCTCATCCTAAAATTGTTGCCCCTGCTTTAAGGCTTCACCCCCAGGGCGCTCCCCCAATGTTTCCATTTCTATTTATAATTATTGCCTGCGGGGCAATTTCAGGCTTCCACTCCCTTGTTGCTTCAGGGACAACCTCAAAGCAGATTGAAAAGGAAAGCGATGCAGTTTTTATAGGTTACGGGGGAATGCTTGCCGAGGGTTTTCTTGCAATGCTTGTTATTGTTGCCTGCATTGCAGGTATAGGGCTTGGCACCCACGGAGCAAACGGGATTGTTTTAACCGGGAAAGAAGCCTATATGCACCATTATCTTTCCTGGACTGCAATTAAAGGGTTGGGGGCAAAGCTTGCCGCCTTTGTTACAGGAGCAGTAAATATGATTGAAAAATTAGGAATTCCTAAAAATCTTTCTGCTACTATTTTAGGTGTGTTTTTAGTTTCTTTTGCAAATACAACGCTTGATACAGCGTCAAGGATTCAACGGTATGTTATTTCAGAGTTAGCCCTTGATTACAAGGTTAAGGCACTCTCTAACAAGTACATTGCAACATTTATTGCGGTTGCAACCGCTGCTTTACTTGCTTTTTCAAATAAAGGGGGTAAAGGTGCCCTTATTTTATGGCCTCTCTTTGGCTCAGTAAACCAGCTGTTAGCAGGGCTTGCCCTTCTGGTAATAACTGTTTACCTTAAAAAGAAAAAAGCACCTTTGATTTATGTTGCAACCCCGATGGTGTTTATGATTTTGATGACAGGCTTTGCCATGGTTTACAATATCCTTGATTTTTTTAAAAAGCATAATATACTTTTACTTTTGATAGGCATATCAGTATTTATCCTTGAAATATGGATGGTTATTGAGGCATTGTTTGTGTTGAAAAAGAAAGAAATTACGGGGTGA
- a CDS encoding TrkH family potassium uptake protein translates to MIKEFLLKYKLWVTKPESALVISFAIVILAGAILLTLPISSTPGNSTSFLDALFTSTSATCVTGLIVFDTGTHFSIFGQVVILTLIQLGGLGIMTFTAIFVWLSKKAYSVQTHYTIQDTFGGDIEKLSIENLLKFIVSATFTIEGLGAAILFFKLKEIYPTGKALYSAIFHSISAFCNAGFSIYSDSLIQFRQSWITLTTIMLLIIFGGLGYPVLFELREKILGKRKKTSFHTKLVLATTLSLIFGGAFFIWLGDHSLTILDSLFQSVTTRTAGFNSVDIGKLPSSSLFIMIMLMFIGGSPGSCAGGIKTTTFSGYLILVKDWFFGEHRKRLFERKLTQETKDKIKSVITLAFSTVVVSFTILLFSEQAIITTYREAFRNLLFEVVSAFGTVGLSTGITSNLSNVGKLVIIIDMFFGRVGPLAIVTSLLFGRRKKKKIDYPEQKIMIG, encoded by the coding sequence ATGATAAAAGAGTTTTTATTAAAGTATAAACTTTGGGTAACTAAACCTGAATCAGCTCTTGTAATATCCTTTGCCATAGTTATTCTTGCGGGAGCAATACTTTTAACCTTACCAATATCAAGCACTCCTGGAAACAGCACATCATTTTTAGATGCATTATTCACCTCAACCTCTGCAACATGTGTAACAGGCTTAATAGTATTTGATACAGGAACGCATTTTTCAATATTTGGCCAGGTGGTTATTCTTACCCTTATTCAATTAGGGGGACTTGGCATAATGACCTTTACTGCAATATTTGTCTGGCTAAGTAAAAAAGCATATTCAGTTCAAACTCACTATACAATTCAGGACACATTCGGCGGGGATATTGAAAAACTTTCCATTGAAAATTTATTAAAATTTATTGTTAGTGCAACCTTTACAATTGAAGGGCTTGGCGCTGCAATATTATTCTTCAAACTTAAAGAAATTTACCCGACAGGGAAGGCACTCTATTCCGCAATTTTTCACTCTATATCAGCATTCTGTAATGCTGGATTTTCAATTTATTCAGACAGCCTTATTCAATTTAGACAATCATGGATTACCTTAACCACAATAATGTTGCTAATTATTTTTGGAGGATTGGGGTACCCTGTCCTCTTTGAACTTAGAGAAAAAATTTTAGGAAAAAGAAAAAAAACAAGTTTTCATACAAAGCTTGTTTTAGCCACAACATTAAGCCTTATTTTTGGAGGAGCTTTTTTTATCTGGTTAGGAGACCACTCTTTAACAATACTTGATTCCCTCTTTCAATCAGTAACAACAAGAACTGCAGGATTTAATTCTGTTGATATTGGTAAACTTCCATCCTCTTCTCTTTTTATTATGATTATGCTTATGTTTATTGGAGGCTCTCCGGGCTCTTGCGCAGGGGGAATTAAAACAACAACATTTAGCGGATATTTAATACTTGTAAAAGATTGGTTTTTTGGAGAGCACAGAAAAAGGTTATTTGAAAGAAAACTCACTCAGGAAACAAAAGATAAAATAAAATCTGTAATAACACTGGCCTTTTCTACAGTTGTTGTTTCTTTCACAATACTTCTTTTTAGCGAACAAGCAATAATAACAACTTACAGAGAGGCTTTCAGAAACCTTTTGTTCGAAGTAGTCTCTGCTTTTGGTACAGTAGGACTATCAACCGGAATAACCTCCAACTTAAGCAATGTAGGAAAACTTGTTATAATAATTGATATGTTTTTTGGAAGGGTGGGGCCTTTAGCAATAGTAACTTCCCTTCTTTTCGGAAGGAGAAAGAAGAAAAAGATAGATTATCCTGAACAAAAAATAATGATAGGCTAA
- a CDS encoding LPS-assembly protein LptD yields MLNSFTKRKKIFKLALILFLSVFTAKADQFTVKADKIKTDTKNKIVYLYGNCLIKGKSIRLKADKIKIDKNKGVIIASGNVEFDKNQVKGTGKKLVYYTDSEQATIFKGELILESDYAFYAEEITYLSGDKYRLKNCTFTTCPKGCDYWGFHANKVNVKKEGYASFKSLKFQIKKKSVFYLPFFIYPAKTQRAFGLLVPEFGNSSKHGFNYRQELFIPIGQSQDITLGIDYYSKAGTGTTFEYRESFRKGEFAKFKIYSIKDRIIDQRRTMGELNYTYTKSPENTYQFKAFLGDDYNLITDYTFNRYDLAMRDFYGYGSFYKKLSEHFTISASAYLDKPIFNDQIIYSSTLPSISIYGENFKFWGRDLRLIGDISILSDDRISNNTFSREYFKFESSKYFNKGFFIIKENLSLKTLNYSDSDLNNNSVFDFSYTFQLPYLSKDYSNFRNDIIPFVKIGYRDNSGKFNILYHDLEDYINPSGVYLKAGVTSNFIFSDRTGFFSIYGEKNLNSNNYIDPNDPQKKSEFSSINGYLSIPVTKNLIFSSLIRYNPKTNNVDTLTLNTKFNNLYLTYLKGYIYGEDKTRNSLIGRYDRELSRNWKAIVQFDYDFSLDDFRYKRITFAYFRKCIGVNVTYQNNSYSTTTTNQFTVSLVLRSIGELFKYRLGL; encoded by the coding sequence ATGCTGAACAGTTTTACAAAAAGAAAAAAGATTTTTAAATTAGCCTTAATTCTTTTTCTAAGTGTTTTTACAGCAAAAGCAGACCAATTTACTGTAAAGGCAGACAAAATTAAAACAGACACAAAAAACAAGATTGTTTACCTTTACGGCAACTGCCTTATTAAAGGGAAAAGCATAAGATTGAAAGCAGACAAAATAAAAATAGATAAAAATAAAGGTGTAATAATAGCATCCGGCAACGTTGAATTTGATAAAAACCAGGTTAAGGGGACAGGGAAAAAACTTGTATATTACACTGATTCAGAGCAGGCAACTATATTTAAAGGAGAATTGATTTTAGAATCAGATTATGCATTTTACGCCGAGGAGATAACCTATCTTTCAGGGGATAAGTATAGATTGAAAAACTGTACATTTACCACCTGTCCAAAAGGATGTGATTACTGGGGGTTTCATGCAAACAAAGTTAATGTAAAAAAAGAAGGATACGCATCTTTCAAATCTTTAAAATTTCAAATAAAGAAAAAATCTGTCTTTTATCTACCATTTTTCATTTATCCTGCAAAAACACAAAGGGCTTTCGGGCTTTTAGTCCCTGAATTTGGAAATTCCTCAAAGCACGGATTTAATTACAGGCAGGAGTTATTTATCCCAATAGGACAATCTCAGGACATAACATTAGGAATTGACTATTACTCAAAGGCAGGCACAGGGACAACCTTTGAATACAGGGAAAGTTTTAGAAAGGGAGAATTTGCAAAATTCAAAATTTACTCTATAAAAGACAGAATTATTGACCAGAGAAGAACAATGGGGGAATTAAATTACACATACACCAAAAGTCCTGAAAACACTTATCAGTTTAAAGCATTTTTGGGAGATGATTACAACTTGATAACTGATTATACCTTTAACAGATACGACCTTGCAATGAGAGACTTTTACGGATACGGAAGCTTTTACAAAAAACTATCTGAACACTTTACAATTTCAGCATCAGCTTATCTTGATAAACCTATTTTTAACGACCAGATAATTTACTCATCTACCCTGCCATCAATATCAATTTACGGGGAAAACTTTAAATTTTGGGGAAGAGATTTAAGATTAATAGGGGATATAAGCATTTTGTCTGACGATAGAATATCAAACAACACCTTTTCAAGGGAATACTTTAAGTTTGAATCCTCAAAGTATTTTAACAAAGGCTTTTTTATTATTAAAGAAAATCTCTCATTAAAAACTTTAAATTACTCTGATTCAGATTTAAACAATAATTCTGTTTTTGATTTTTCATATACCTTTCAATTGCCATATCTATCAAAAGATTATTCTAATTTTAGAAACGATATAATTCCTTTTGTAAAAATAGGTTATAGAGACAACTCTGGGAAATTCAACATTCTATACCACGATTTAGAAGATTACATCAACCCATCTGGAGTATATTTAAAGGCAGGTGTTACCTCTAACTTTATATTTTCCGATAGAACAGGCTTTTTCTCCATTTACGGAGAAAAGAATTTAAATTCAAACAACTATATAGACCCAAACGACCCGCAAAAAAAATCAGAGTTTTCAAGTATAAACGGATACCTCTCAATCCCGGTAACAAAAAACCTTATCTTCTCTTCATTAATCAGGTACAACCCTAAAACAAACAATGTTGACACCCTTACCTTAAACACAAAATTCAACAATCTATACCTGACTTATTTAAAGGGATACATTTACGGTGAAGACAAAACAAGAAATTCATTAATCGGAAGATACGATAGGGAATTAAGCAGAAACTGGAAAGCAATAGTGCAGTTTGATTACGACTTTTCCCTTGATGATTTCAGGTATAAAAGGATAACCTTTGCTTACTTTAGAAAGTGCATAGGTGTAAACGTAACCTATCAGAACAACTCTTACTCAACAACCACCACAAATCAATTTACAGTATCCCTTGTACTTAGAAGCATTGGTGAGTTATTCAAATATAGATTGGGATTGTAA
- a CDS encoding mechanosensitive ion channel family protein has protein sequence MLNNEFLTQFIQNEYVRKGLIALLVLFLAFFLKRVVVGRFFSLLGKIAGKTKTKSDDFLTENIPPVINSFILVIAIYIIASLFKTDISHPLFKKIVDNVFLFLIVFVVIRLSFVLIDAFVILLSEWTAKTKSSLDDQIAVVARKSLKVVSVILGILFLIQNMGYSVSGLIASLGLGGLTVALAAKDAVSNFFGSIVILVDSPFKIGDWVKMGSVEGVVEEIGFRSTKIRTFEKSLITVPNFKIANESIENFSNRDRRRIKFTIGVEYSTPPEKVETVISGIKALIEAHSEIAHDFYLVNFTTFADSWLEIFVYCFTTTTNWKRYLEIKEEFNLSIMKLLQKEGVNFAFPSQSIYIEKTPEKN, from the coding sequence ATGCTGAATAACGAGTTTTTAACTCAATTTATACAAAATGAGTATGTCAGGAAGGGCTTAATAGCCCTTCTTGTTTTATTTTTAGCTTTTTTTCTGAAAAGGGTTGTTGTTGGCAGGTTCTTTTCTCTTTTAGGAAAGATTGCAGGAAAAACGAAAACCAAAAGTGATGATTTTCTTACTGAAAATATTCCCCCTGTTATTAACTCTTTTATTCTGGTAATTGCAATTTATATAATTGCATCTCTGTTTAAAACAGATATAAGCCACCCTCTTTTTAAAAAAATTGTTGATAATGTGTTTCTCTTTCTAATTGTTTTTGTTGTAATTCGTTTAAGTTTTGTTCTTATTGATGCTTTTGTCATTCTTCTTTCAGAGTGGACGGCAAAAACCAAATCTTCATTAGACGACCAGATTGCAGTTGTTGCAAGAAAGTCTTTAAAGGTTGTCTCTGTTATTTTAGGAATACTCTTTCTTATTCAGAATATGGGCTATTCTGTTTCTGGATTGATTGCCTCTTTAGGTTTAGGCGGTTTAACCGTTGCCCTTGCTGCAAAGGACGCTGTATCCAACTTTTTTGGTTCAATTGTAATTCTTGTTGATTCTCCTTTTAAAATAGGGGATTGGGTAAAAATGGGAAGTGTTGAGGGTGTTGTTGAAGAGATAGGTTTTAGAAGCACAAAGATAAGAACATTTGAAAAATCCCTTATAACTGTTCCAAACTTTAAAATAGCAAACGAGTCAATTGAGAATTTCTCAAACAGGGACAGAAGAAGGATAAAGTTTACAATTGGTGTGGAATACTCAACCCCTCCTGAAAAGGTTGAAACAGTGATTTCAGGAATAAAGGCCTTAATTGAAGCGCATAGTGAGATAGCACACGATTTTTACCTTGTTAATTTCACCACATTTGCAGACAGCTGGCTTGAAATATTTGTCTATTGCTTTACCACAACAACAAACTGGAAGAGATACCTTGAAATTAAGGAAGAGTTCAACCTCTCAATTATGAAATTGCTTCAAAAAGAGGGCGTAAACTTCGCCTTTCCATCTCAAAGCATTTACATTGAAAAAACACCAGAGAAGAATTGA
- a CDS encoding AMP-dependent synthetase/ligase produces MEIKTICHLFFDLVDNHPEHVMFKYKKDGVYVGLKCKEVREKVENLANGLISLGVKPDSKVAIISHNRLEWVLADLGIVTSGGVTASIYPTLLGHQAAYIINDSDAEWIFVENMLQYEKIESVWKDCPNLKYIIVMDNTKVDKENVMTFDELIEKGKEYKAKNSEEYKKRWQSRKPEDLLTLIYTSGTTGDPKGVMLTHNNLVSNVVDSTKHVLGERIKPGKLTALSFLPLSHSLERMAGYYLMLYNGATIAFAESIDTVAQNMLEVKPTCMVSVPRLYEKIYAKVLDSALSGGGLKKKIFLWAKNVGSQIVDLRVRGKKPSGMLKFKYNLAKKLVFSKLKEKTGGRLWFFISGGAPLGKEIAEFFLAADLIILEGYGLTETSPVISVNTFDKIKPGTVGLPIPNVQVKIAEDGEILCKGPNVMKGYYKRPEDTKEAIDEDGWFHTGDIGMIDEDGFLVITDRKKEIIVTSGGKNVAPQPIENALKASKYITQAVLIGDKRKYISALIVPDFDVLEKWAKQNAVDFTSREDLIEKQLVKDLIQKEVDKVNQDLARYEQIKKFALLPQELTQDGGELTPTLKVKRRVINEKYKDIIDSLYAE; encoded by the coding sequence ATGGAAATTAAGACTATATGTCATTTGTTTTTTGACCTTGTGGACAATCATCCTGAACATGTTATGTTTAAGTACAAAAAAGATGGGGTGTATGTCGGGTTAAAGTGTAAGGAAGTTAGGGAGAAAGTAGAGAACCTTGCTAATGGGTTGATTTCATTAGGGGTAAAACCTGATTCCAAGGTGGCAATAATATCTCATAATAGGCTTGAATGGGTGTTAGCCGACCTTGGAATTGTTACTTCTGGCGGGGTTACCGCATCAATATATCCTACACTTTTAGGGCATCAGGCGGCATACATTATAAACGACTCTGACGCAGAGTGGATATTTGTTGAAAATATGCTTCAGTATGAAAAAATTGAAAGCGTATGGAAAGATTGCCCAAACTTAAAGTACATAATTGTAATGGATAACACAAAGGTTGATAAAGAAAATGTGATGACTTTTGACGAGCTTATTGAAAAGGGGAAAGAGTATAAAGCAAAAAATTCAGAAGAGTATAAAAAGAGATGGCAATCAAGAAAACCGGAAGACTTGCTCACTTTGATTTATACATCAGGGACAACGGGAGACCCGAAGGGGGTTATGTTAACCCACAACAACCTTGTTAGCAATGTGGTTGATTCAACCAAACACGTATTAGGGGAAAGGATAAAACCAGGGAAACTTACAGCTCTTTCTTTTCTGCCTTTGAGCCATTCTCTCGAAAGGATGGCTGGCTACTATCTGATGTTGTACAATGGTGCAACCATAGCTTTTGCTGAAAGTATTGATACTGTTGCCCAGAATATGCTTGAAGTTAAGCCCACCTGTATGGTTTCAGTCCCAAGGCTTTATGAAAAGATTTATGCCAAGGTGCTGGATTCGGCATTGTCAGGTGGAGGCTTGAAGAAGAAAATATTCTTATGGGCAAAAAATGTAGGTTCCCAGATCGTTGATTTAAGGGTTAGAGGCAAGAAACCCTCTGGTATGCTCAAGTTTAAGTATAACCTTGCAAAAAAGCTTGTTTTCAGTAAGTTGAAAGAGAAAACTGGCGGAAGGCTCTGGTTTTTTATATCAGGTGGTGCTCCTTTAGGCAAAGAGATAGCAGAGTTTTTCCTTGCTGCCGATTTAATTATTCTTGAAGGATATGGTTTAACTGAAACCTCACCAGTTATTTCTGTTAACACTTTTGACAAAATAAAACCAGGTACAGTTGGCCTTCCTATCCCCAATGTTCAGGTTAAGATTGCAGAAGACGGAGAAATCCTTTGCAAAGGCCCAAATGTTATGAAGGGATATTATAAAAGGCCTGAAGATACAAAAGAGGCTATTGATGAGGACGGCTGGTTCCACACAGGGGATATAGGAATGATTGATGAAGACGGATTCCTCGTTATTACAGACAGGAAAAAGGAAATTATTGTTACCTCAGGCGGTAAAAATGTTGCTCCTCAGCCTATTGAAAACGCTTTGAAGGCAAGTAAATACATAACTCAGGCTGTTTTAATAGGGGATAAGAGAAAGTATATCTCTGCTTTAATAGTGCCTGATTTTGATGTGCTTGAAAAATGGGCTAAACAAAATGCAGTTGATTTCACTTCCCGTGAGGATTTAATAGAAAAACAGCTTGTAAAAGATTTAATTCAGAAAGAAGTTGATAAGGTTAACCAGGACCTTGCAAGGTATGAGCAGATTAAAAAGTTTGCGCTTCTACCTCAGGAATTAACCCAGGACGGAGGAGAATTAACACCTACTTTGAAGGTAAAAAGAAGGGTAATAAACGAAAAATACAAAGATATTATTGACAGTTTGTATGCTGAATAA
- a CDS encoding potassium channel family protein — translation MKTVCIIGLGQFGEHLAISLSKHGAHVIAIDNDQEKVNKIADNVAHAYVADAKDKEVLETLIPKDVDACVVSLGEQIEPSILCALHLTNIGIKRIIVKAISDDHASILKAIGAHEVVFPERDMAEKTAKNLIERNMADLLTLTEEYSIKDIEPLNEFIGKSLIELDLRNRYKIYVIALKDKHNPEDIIILPYGDTKIQHNHILTVVGKDEDINNIITKRAEELAL, via the coding sequence ATGAAAACTGTTTGTATCATAGGATTAGGGCAATTTGGAGAACATTTAGCCATATCCCTTTCAAAGCACGGGGCACATGTAATAGCAATAGACAATGACCAGGAAAAGGTTAACAAAATTGCAGATAATGTGGCTCACGCCTATGTTGCAGATGCAAAAGATAAAGAGGTGCTTGAAACACTGATACCTAAAGATGTTGATGCCTGTGTTGTGAGTTTAGGAGAGCAGATTGAACCAAGTATTCTCTGTGCACTCCACCTTACCAACATCGGTATTAAAAGAATAATAGTAAAGGCTATAAGCGACGACCATGCCTCTATCCTTAAAGCAATAGGCGCCCATGAAGTTGTTTTCCCGGAAAGAGATATGGCTGAAAAAACAGCTAAAAATTTAATTGAAAGAAATATGGCAGACTTGCTGACACTAACAGAAGAATACTCAATAAAAGACATAGAACCATTAAACGAATTTATAGGCAAAAGCCTTATAGAACTTGATTTGAGAAATAGGTACAAAATCTATGTCATTGCCTTAAAAGACAAACACAACCCGGAAGATATAATCATTCTCCCTTACGGTGACACGAAAATCCAGCATAACCATATACTAACTGTGGTAGGAAAAGACGAAGATATTAACAATATAATTACCAAAAGAGCAGAAGAGCTTGCACTATGA